A stretch of Sulfurimonas autotrophica DSM 16294 DNA encodes these proteins:
- the pgeF gene encoding peptidoglycan editing factor PgeF, which translates to MKFYQSKLLNNYPELTHAFTCKESNNLAFHVNDIKKNVIQNHIQLAKELKYDYRTLVHMKQIHSNIVKIVDKNDNFDNPLTCDAVITNKKHIPLMVMVADCSPLLFFDPVQNVIAAVHAGKAGAFGNIIQNVIKSFTNDFYSVPKDIIVSIGPAICQNCYEVDDEIYQEAKELKLDYAVEKKDEKFYLDIKAILREQLHVMGIEEKNIEISSLCNCCHADTFYSYRKNNNTGRFAGVIML; encoded by the coding sequence ATGAAATTTTATCAAAGTAAATTATTAAACAACTATCCAGAGCTGACACATGCCTTTACATGTAAGGAAAGTAACAACCTGGCTTTTCATGTCAATGATATAAAAAAGAATGTAATACAAAATCATATACAGTTGGCAAAAGAGCTCAAGTATGATTATAGAACACTCGTTCATATGAAACAAATCCACTCAAATATTGTAAAAATAGTTGATAAAAATGATAATTTTGACAACCCTCTAACCTGTGATGCAGTGATAACAAATAAAAAACATATCCCTCTTATGGTTATGGTAGCAGACTGCTCCCCTCTGCTCTTTTTTGACCCTGTACAAAATGTCATCGCAGCAGTACATGCAGGCAAAGCGGGAGCCTTTGGAAACATTATTCAAAATGTTATAAAGAGTTTTACAAACGATTTTTACTCTGTGCCAAAAGATATTATAGTAAGCATAGGTCCTGCTATTTGTCAAAACTGTTATGAAGTCGATGATGAGATTTATCAAGAGGCAAAAGAACTTAAACTTGATTATGCTGTTGAAAAAAAAGATGAAAAATTCTATTTGGACATTAAAGCAATTTTGCGAGAACAGTTACATGTAATGGGCATAGAAGAGAAAAATATTGAAATATCTTCTCTTTGTAACTGCTGCCATGCAGATACATTTTATTCCTACAGAAAAAATAACAACACGGGAAGATTTGCCGGTGTTATAATGCTTTAA
- a CDS encoding DUF4395 domain-containing protein, translating into MSQKSCPVSFIKIDANIVRINAFYILLLVSLYLMTFNKFIILFLIADFSIRLFVSKSYSPLYFISSRTKELLHVKSKLEDNAPKTLATYFGFLFLVLILLFDLLHAETLFYITSAILLVCLFLELAFDYCMGCKIYYLYKRFVV; encoded by the coding sequence ATGAGTCAAAAATCCTGTCCCGTTTCATTTATAAAGATTGATGCTAATATTGTAAGAATAAATGCATTTTACATTTTACTGCTTGTGAGTCTTTATCTAATGACATTCAATAAATTTATTATACTTTTTTTAATAGCGGATTTTTCCATAAGACTTTTTGTAAGTAAAAGTTACAGTCCTTTATATTTTATATCTTCAAGAACAAAAGAGCTCTTACATGTAAAGAGCAAGCTTGAAGATAATGCACCCAAGACATTAGCAACGTACTTTGGTTTTTTATTTTTAGTTTTGATTTTGTTGTTTGACTTGTTACATGCAGAGACTCTTTTTTATATAACAAGTGCCATACTTTTAGTATGTTTGTTCTTGGAACTTGCATTTGATTACTGTATGGGCTGTAAAATATATTACCTGTATAAAAGGTTTGTTGTCTGA
- a CDS encoding RrF2 family transcriptional regulator: MVGVSTKSLYGVAAMHALYNSPRNKLMQIKEIAAVTQISHGYLEQILSTLKKHGFVISVRGANGGYKLASDASKIIVLDVVEALEGELFTVSQNVGASVVLDSFWKDIQEKVRAVFNIKLSELDRAYATYFYEI; the protein is encoded by the coding sequence ATGGTCGGTGTTTCTACGAAAAGTCTCTACGGTGTTGCAGCAATGCATGCCCTGTATAACTCTCCAAGAAATAAACTGATGCAGATTAAAGAGATAGCCGCAGTTACACAAATATCACACGGCTATCTTGAACAGATTCTCTCAACTTTAAAAAAACACGGCTTCGTAATAAGTGTAAGAGGGGCAAACGGCGGATATAAATTGGCATCCGATGCTTCTAAAATTATAGTTTTGGATGTTGTTGAAGCTTTGGAGGGGGAACTTTTCACTGTTTCTCAAAATGTGGGTGCGAGTGTGGTTTTAGATTCATTTTGGAAGGATATTCAAGAGAAAGTCAGAGCAGTTTTTAATATAAAATTATCTGAACTTGACCGTGCTTATGCGACATATTTTTACGAGATTTAA